The Geomonas ferrireducens genome includes a window with the following:
- a CDS encoding helix-turn-helix domain-containing protein, translating to MTVHGPKLRHLGLVRDEIGITRVEGVLSLGILSRLEKLTSREEPLFHLPGKLRQEVHLSRAGRLLLQPQDLPVIEVEMACGECVGGFTRVGEEAQKGEKQRVMGLVVVPISQALLQCLFTLARHFCIAFQELIQDRGEHVVRRDVVDPLERLDAGPVHRGVCGDGAGVARPVGGGIGDPLLAQTGIEDRAEGNGLGSEQLNSRL from the coding sequence GTGACGGTACACGGTCCTAAGCTCCGCCACCTTGGCCTGGTTCGCGACGAAATCGGCATCACCCGTGTAGAAGGCGTCCTTTCCCTGGGCATCCTTTCCCGCCTTGAAAAGCTCACCAGCCGGGAAGAGCCGCTCTTCCACCTGCCGGGCAAGCTCCGCCAGGAGGTGCACCTGTCCAGGGCGGGCCGGCTTCTCCTTCAGCCGCAGGATCTCCCGGTAATAGAAGTCGAGATGGCGTGCGGTGAGTGTGTTGGCGGCTTCACGCGCGTAGGCGAAGAGGCGCAGAAAGGCGAGAAACAGCGCGTAATGGGGTTGGTGGTCGTCCCGATCAGTCAGGCTCTTCTCCAGTGCCTGTTTACCCTCGCTCGTCACTTTTGCATAGCTTTTCAGGAACTGATCCAGGACCGAGGTGAACATGTTGTGCGTCGCGATGTGGTTGATCCTCTGGAACGGCTCGATGCCGGTCCCGTACACCGAGGCGTCTGCGGCGATGGCGCCGGTGTAGCTCGCCCAGTCGGGGGAGGCATCGGTGATCCACTCCTTGCCCAGACCGGAATTGAAGATCGTGCTGAAGGAAACGGTCTGGGCTCCGAACAGCTCAATTCCAGGCTGTAA
- a CDS encoding baseplate J/gp47 family protein, with amino-acid sequence MPRSKCPAPKQVSPSPRTTFYWPRGAAPSRSPSNSRRRHRGDFTADVICSFTTKKGWLDKSPLSFSQVTGGLSIVVALTGADPAVTPYLPETHGYNFDTPLPVLMVRLRHRDDGRFKYESLEDVTITGLELAVEVQDLKGAALANDFGPVDASKPFQPFGPSPLANSAFIIGSKELFQKKLTSATLHLTWQGTPAPYGGKTVNAVTEYLQGGRWHPYLTAVQTSVTGSSFTLLGDPQSSDVPPYLDAPDPTEDEQFTTGSRNGFVRLRLDDDFGQASYEQALIDYIKRVTDADPNNDGTRPTPPTGPLVTELTLDYAATQTIPFDKADADQFAGRPARFFNLAPFGTAEQHPYLKASVPSADAAIYLLPQFEHRNRDDLKLPQGQKVKHEAEFYIGINGLEPPRNLALLFQVVDGSADPLSVKPKPHIEWSYLRQNEWVPFAKDGVGDRTAELIDSGIVTFAVSREASADNTVLPAGMHWLRAAVAENADSVCRLIMVAAQALRATFADRGNDPAFPATPLPAGTISKLDQPDAAVKGLTQPFPGFGGRGKESPGDFYTRISERLRHKDRAIAQWDYEHLILEAFPQVYRVKCLNHTQYEPDASGTGVYRELAPGHVTVVAIPNQRFTHLRDPLRPYTSLGLLEEIASFVEARTSCFVKLHVKNPQFEEVRVDCKVRLFPGLDQSFYGQKISEAITRFLSPWAFPGGGSPTFGGVVRKSVLINFLEDLPYVDCVTDFRLFHTYRDEHDLQRTVEVNEATGSKAVSVLVSARKHTIAFIDPAGVSAPAEVCRCAV; translated from the coding sequence TTGCCGCGATCGAAATGCCCCGCGCCGAAACAGGTTTCGCCGTCGCCTCGCACTACCTTTTACTGGCCCAGGGGAGCCGCACCGTCACGGTCACCTTCCAACAGCCGGCGCCGGCATCGCGGGGATTTCACGGCCGACGTCATCTGTTCCTTCACCACGAAAAAGGGGTGGCTCGACAAGTCCCCCCTCTCCTTCAGCCAGGTGACTGGGGGGCTCAGCATAGTGGTCGCGCTCACCGGCGCCGATCCCGCGGTCACTCCGTACCTGCCGGAAACGCACGGCTACAACTTCGACACCCCCCTCCCCGTCCTCATGGTCAGACTCAGGCACCGCGACGACGGGAGGTTCAAGTACGAAAGCCTCGAGGACGTGACCATCACCGGCCTGGAACTGGCCGTGGAGGTGCAAGACCTGAAGGGAGCCGCCCTGGCGAACGACTTCGGACCGGTGGATGCCTCGAAGCCCTTCCAGCCTTTCGGCCCCTCGCCGCTTGCGAACAGCGCCTTCATCATCGGCTCGAAGGAGCTTTTCCAGAAGAAGCTGACCAGCGCGACGCTGCACCTTACCTGGCAGGGTACGCCCGCCCCCTACGGCGGCAAGACGGTCAACGCGGTGACCGAATACCTCCAGGGTGGGCGCTGGCACCCGTATCTGACGGCGGTGCAGACTTCGGTGACCGGCTCGAGCTTCACCCTGCTCGGGGACCCGCAATCCTCCGACGTTCCTCCCTACCTGGACGCGCCCGACCCGACAGAGGACGAGCAGTTCACGACCGGTTCCCGAAACGGCTTCGTCCGCCTGAGGCTCGACGACGATTTCGGGCAGGCGAGCTACGAGCAGGCGCTCATCGATTACATCAAGCGGGTGACCGACGCCGACCCGAACAACGACGGCACGAGGCCGACGCCGCCGACAGGACCGTTAGTCACCGAACTCACTCTCGATTACGCGGCGACCCAGACCATCCCCTTCGACAAGGCGGACGCGGACCAGTTCGCCGGGCGCCCGGCCCGCTTCTTCAATCTCGCCCCCTTCGGCACCGCCGAGCAGCACCCTTACCTCAAGGCGAGCGTCCCATCGGCGGACGCCGCCATTTACCTTTTGCCCCAGTTCGAACATCGAAACCGGGACGACCTGAAGCTCCCGCAGGGGCAAAAGGTGAAGCACGAGGCGGAGTTCTACATCGGCATCAACGGACTGGAGCCCCCCCGCAATCTCGCCCTCCTCTTCCAGGTGGTGGACGGCAGCGCGGATCCCCTCTCGGTGAAACCCAAGCCGCACATCGAGTGGAGTTACCTGCGGCAAAACGAGTGGGTCCCCTTTGCCAAGGACGGGGTGGGCGACCGCACCGCAGAACTGATCGACTCGGGCATCGTCACGTTTGCCGTGTCGCGCGAGGCATCAGCCGACAACACCGTCCTCCCCGCCGGGATGCACTGGCTGCGCGCGGCGGTGGCGGAAAACGCCGACTCGGTCTGCCGCCTGATCATGGTCGCGGCGCAGGCACTCAGGGCGACCTTCGCCGACCGCGGCAACGACCCGGCCTTCCCCGCGACGCCCCTTCCCGCCGGGACCATCTCAAAACTGGACCAGCCGGACGCCGCCGTGAAGGGGCTCACCCAGCCCTTCCCCGGATTCGGAGGGCGCGGCAAGGAGTCCCCCGGGGACTTCTACACGCGCATTTCGGAGAGGCTCAGGCACAAAGACCGCGCCATCGCACAGTGGGACTACGAGCACCTGATCCTTGAAGCGTTTCCTCAGGTCTACCGGGTCAAGTGCCTGAACCACACCCAGTACGAGCCGGACGCAAGCGGCACCGGGGTCTACCGGGAGCTGGCGCCGGGACACGTCACCGTGGTCGCCATACCGAACCAGCGCTTCACGCATCTGCGCGATCCCCTGCGCCCCTACACGAGCCTTGGGCTGTTGGAAGAGATCGCCAGTTTCGTTGAAGCGCGCACCTCCTGCTTCGTGAAGCTCCACGTCAAGAACCCGCAGTTCGAGGAGGTGCGCGTCGACTGCAAGGTGCGCCTTTTCCCGGGCCTCGACCAGTCCTTCTACGGGCAGAAAATCTCGGAGGCGATCACCCGGTTTCTTTCCCCCTGGGCTTTCCCCGGTGGGGGGAGCCCCACCTTCGGCGGGGTGGTGCGCAAGTCGGTCCTGATCAACTTCCTGGAGGATCTCCCGTACGTCGACTGCGTCACCGATTTCCGCCTCTTCCACACCTACCGGGATGAACATGACCTGCAAAGGACGGTGGAGGTTAACGAGGCAACCGGGTCCAAGGCTGTATCGGTCCTCGTCTCGGCCAGGAAGCACACCATCGCCTTCATCGACCCTGCCGGGGTATCCGCTCCCGCCGAGGTGTGCAGGTGCGCGGTATGA